The region CCTGAAGATTCACATAAGAGTTCATACGAAGATAAAACCATTCGAGTGCAATCATGACGGCTGCGAAAAAGCTTTCAACACATTATATAGACTAAGAGCTCACCAAAGACTTCATAGCGGGAATACATTTAATTGCGAAGAGACCGGATGTGTTAAATTCTTCACAACATTGAGCGATCTCAAGAAACATATACGAACTCACACTCAAGAAAGGCCCTACAAGtacgtttctttttcctcacgtTTTATAACACTATACTTGgggaatatatttatttactcttCACGCTTATACTCGTCCGttaatgttttgtttttattcaattacaatCGAGTATTCAGATGCCAACGCTATTGTTCCAGGTGTCGAGAGAGTGGGTGCGGCAAGGCCTTCACTGCTTCGCATCACCTCAAAACTCACAAGAGAACACACACTGGTGAACGGCCTTACACGTGTTCTTACATTTACTGTAAGAGATCTTTCACAACACCACACAGTCTGAAGAGTCACATTAAAACGCACAAGAGAATCGTAAAAAGTCAATCAGCGGTGGGTGCATGCAATCGAAGAAATAATTGGTTTTCACATTTAGCGAGCATCAATTGATTCTATCGAATTAAAAATGGTATCGTTAATTGCAGAAGCTGAAGGAAGACTCGCAGACTAGTACAAAAGAAGACAACGGTGGTCTGGAAAATCAACCTAAAGCCAAAATCGAGATCAAGGAAGTCGGTGAAAGCAACAATGTACCTTTTTACACGATTATACCTTTGAATCCAGAAAACAGTCGAGATACCGAAAACGTAGTTTACGTATCGACGCAGAATTCTGTTAATATCGATCAATTGGCGGGAAATTCTTTGAGTCATGTCCTAAAcaataatgagaaaaacaatttcgatgGCGAGGTTGAATATGGCACGTCGAATCACAGTGAGGAACGAGTTGAAATATCCGCCGGATCACCGCTGAAGTTCGAATCCAGTGAAACTAATAATAATGAGCTACCGACGCCGAGAAACATCACGATAGATGTTTTGACTCAGAGCACTATCGACACGTTGAACAATGGAGAATACgataaactgaaaatcttcaatCACATATCTACCTCAATCGGCCAAAATGACTCAACACCGAATGCTGTGAGTGATCAGAACGACATTTTACTTTCGATTCCTATCGACGACGAGCGTAACGGAGTAATCCAGAAACAGGAGCACATGGATGCGATAAATTTGCAACAAGAAATTATGCAAAATGGCTTGCAAAACACGATCGCGCAAATATCCGAAcctaaaaacttttcaaacaatCCAAAACGCTACAAAAGCGACAGCCACATCATCgttcaaaatgaattttcaaatcaaggGAACAACAGCTTGTCTATCAATTGCAAAAACACAACATTTTACAGCGGTAATTCTATTGCTGACAGTGCCTTGAACATAATTGATACCCAGGATGAACACAAATTATTTGCCGGTGACACGCCGACTTCTTACTGTGATAACGTAAGTGTGAATAATATTGCCACCAACGACTCTCAAGCATTTGTAAAAGATGTAGTTGTTCCGTATACCGAAAATTGCAGCACTGCTCTGTCTAGTTACAAAAGCGTCGATCCTAATTCCATCGTGAGCATTAAAAATTGCTTGGATTCCGGTGAGGCATACTCGAGTACACagatcgataaaaaaattgtaccagAAGTTGAAGACATTATGGCGAATGGGTTCATAAATCATTCACTTGCAAAAATATGTTCAGATGCAATATTCCAGTCAGTTGATTGTATTGGTATAGAGAGTAACGATTCTCAAAATGTGTTATCCAGTGACAACAACGTTGTCGGAGAATCAAAGATTCAAAGCAATTCCGAGAGTTTGGAACTTTATTCGAACGCTATGTTCAAGAATGGCAAATCTGGAAATCATGTGGTGGATCGAACGAAGAACAACTGGCATTCGGAAGCTGTCGAACTGGCGATGGCCTCAGAAGAAGAAATGCCGTCGCCTTGGATCGATGTCATGGCTCTAGCATCAGCGCCTTCTTTGAGAGCCGAATCATGGTCTGAGTTCAATGCCTTCCCCATTGCCGTTCATTCGTTAGTGGATCTGGTCGGTCCTGAACCTTATCCTTTAGAGCTAGGCTCCGAACTTCAGCACAATGTTAACCTGGCAGCTGCCGTAAATGCCTCAGGAAATATTGCGGTGGTCAGTGGTGGCGCGCATAATGAAAAGAATTCATCCAAAACGACTAGTCGGAGGAATACAATCAACAGGAATATTCTCCAGGAAATTACGGCCAATGCGGATATTTGTAAATGCATCGATTGCAAGTGCgactatttgaaaaattgccaaaattGCTTCCCTGCAGCGCCGCGCAACGTAGAACAGAATACGAAGACAAATAACGGCGCAGTCAAGGAAACGATGCATTTATCGAGCGTAGAATCTCAGTTGGAGACTGAAAGTCTGAACATTTTGTCAGACTTCGAATCTGGGCAGAGTATCGATTATACCAAAGAGTTTGCTCACTCGAGCGACGCGGTGAGCCAAGAGGCTCAAATTCTGACTGATTTTAATAGATACAATAGTACGTTTAGAACAAAAGTTGAGAGTGAGGAAGGTCAAGACTGTACGTGCGGGTGTATTCAACAGAGTATGGAATCTGAATTCATGGACATCACGGGAATGGAGAATTTCATAGACAAGAAATCGTGCGAATGTTTGGTGCTTGAGAACGGGAAAAAATTCTGCGAGGCCATAattgaaatcgaaaatataataacaaacaAAAGTTTCCCCCAAGGCTCTGATAGCATCATACCaaatataattagtaaaaAAAGCGACAATGACAAAGAAGATAATAGTTTGTCAGATTCTGGCGCCAAAGAGAGTAACGAGAAGGCACCTTCTGGCAGCAAATGTCACATCGAATCGCGAAAAAATACCAAAGAAAATCCATGCTGCAGATCTAACGACGATTACAATAATCGCCAATCAATATCCACTGCACTGATAAATGACATGCAAAAGAACATTGGTGATTCGGCTAAGAAATGTGGTTGCAGATGTAACAGTAAGAACAAGAACAGTGGGTGCTGCGTAAAGAATAGTAATGAGAATGACAAAAATGAGCTGAAAACTAGCTGCTGTTGTAAGGAGGATAGCAGTAATACGAATAGCATCGTAAATTCAGAATTAAATTCTTCTCCAGCTGCTAAAGTAATTCAACACATTTCAGACAACAGGGAATTGAGTTCTACGATTCCTAATGGTGGCAAAACCGATGTGTTCTTCAATGCAGAGAGTATAAAGAGCAGCAGTTCTTCTGTTGAAGAGTATGAAAAGCAAACGCAACGCCACGATCATTATAAAAGTGGTAAAGACACCGACGATAGTAGTCACATCAcagataaatttgaaaatgacgCCAATGATTCTGGTAAAGAAAATCTGAATCGCTGTCATGGAATATCAAAGCCTTATAATAATAGCGAAACGATATTCCCCATATCTATGGAACATCGAAACGAATCTTTAGATAAAACGATGGTCGATGATTTTGGAACTTGTTTAGAAAGCGATTGCTCATGCGACAGCAGAATAGGGGGATGCAGATCTTGCTGTGTCATTGTATGCCTTAAAACGCTACAGCAGTTGCAAAGAGTGTTTACTCAAAATTGTTGCAAGGATAAAATGACGTCTGGCGAACAAGGCATAACACTGCCCGTCtccataattaaaaaattaacaggaaATGAGTGACCTGTTAATTACACAACTCTGGGAATGTGCTATTCGTGTTTTTTAAACATGCGTATatgttgcttttttttttcctataagTAAATGACTTCATCTGCCATATCAACAAATAGTCAATTGAATTCAGATCCTGAATTCTATGGACAACAATATATGAatttaaaagagaaaaaatcagTATGTCATATGTATAGTGTATACGTAGTACATGTacaatacatatgtatatgtacataattttgCAACGTGTAGAATATcagtatttattttcatgcaCAGAATAATTATTTGTCTCGTAACGAAACCTATTATGAAAACAAGATTTTCATCATCTAGCCTGAAATCCATAAATATGTAACCTGGAGAtcagaatttgttttttacacAGCGCAAGCTAAAGACAATTGATAAAGTGTTTTAGTTTCTTAGTTCGTATTAACAGTAATAGCAATACCAGTTTCTTGGCAGCGTCAGGGATTCATGCAAAGCAGAATTATTCGCACAATTTTATGTTCTTCAACCCATAAATATCCGATTTCAGTTGgcgttattaaaaatttcgcaacAAAATGAGAGTTTCGTTCcgttgattttcattttcacaaggCTTACTATTCATTTCATTGTACTTCTATTCTCATATCAATGGTCACAGGATAGTATGCTGTAAGATTAATGGAAGCAACTGAACATCGACAGTTATGTACATGATGTAAAAAACTAAACTTATTCAAATTCTTTAACTTtgtttaatttgaattttacgaATAACGTAACATGTATTAAATCATAGACTTATCCTTCTCATGACACCTTGCCTTCAAAGTATTTATATCGTCATTAAACAATTATTACATCAGTAGAAATGGCGATCatcaattttcttaattatttatatacgaTGCTAATCAGTTTGACTAAATATCGTTATTACTTCTTCTTTCAAAGAGTGGTGAACAATTTTAGCATCcttaatataaatttttaacacaaaaaatgattacattttgcaaaagaaaaacatgaagaaaaaaaaacttcaacacATTATCTGCCTGTCGCCAGTATCAAACCATTTATTCATTGCACAAAAAATGGTTACCATAAATCTATTCTTTTACCAGACGCATGCAAATATGTGGAAAGGCGTTGAGGATTTATTGACGAGAAGAATGAATATacctttgaattatttgataaaTGTCAGTGTGGTAACGTTAGGCTTTATTTTAAAACTGTGTATGACTTAGCTGTGCAATGTTTGACGACTGTTTCAAGTACTTTTAAAGTCTGCTTTGTTACAAATTTACTCGACTTTGTGTACCTATTTTAGCGCATAGATTGAATTATTATGTTTtgaaagtatatatataatttgacTAAAACGTAATAAACGGATTTATTTCGAATaatctttaattttatttcaattttgcatCTCATCTTGTTCTCTAAACGACATTGCCGACtatattattatcaacaaATCTACGAAAACAACGCCAGTGATATTTACTCAACATCGTTACATACCAAAATTGTATGTAAATTTAATAAGTTGAAACACCTACTATAACAAATAAGTTATTAACCAAAAATTAAATACCTAGTCATCTCTCAACACCATCGGAAAACAACAGCTGAGTAAGTTTTTTCACGTCGAACGGCTTTTAACGTATTTACATTTACATGCTTTTCTTGTTTCGTCGAGCTGCTAATCACGATTGTAAACTCTAAAAGTAAAAGAGAGGGTCTTGCTTTGTACGGTACGTACAAGGACGCGTTTAAAATTAATCACTATATTCGACAGTTGAGTTTTGCTGCATGTAAAAACTAGTATCTAATTTCCCACTATTATCTTTGCTTTTCCCATTGTTCCCAATAATCCCTGGTTTGCATCTCCGAAAGTCGTGATATGGTTCTATCAAAAGCAAACAATTCTTCCTCCCCGGTAAATATGCTCGATTTGTGATCctcctgtaaaaaaaaaatgtttacatgTATGATACGTGATAATAAACATGTTATTCGCATTGTCAGCACCATGAGAAATACGGTATAAAAAAGAAGTGAACTctactattattttttcaaataacatACCGAGCCTACACTTATTTTTAGATCATCCATCAGCATTCGCTTTTCATCAGTGTACTCGCTCTCTCCTTCAGGAGTAAATAATTGCATGTGCGGAAGATCAGCAGATATAACTACTCTAATCTGCGAATGATGCCAAAAAGACAGATGATATCATTCCAgttgtatatatgtgtgtgtatataaggtgtaggtgaaaataatattgaaattagcAACCAAGGTTCGTGATTCTCACCTTGTTATCGTAGAGTGTATCAATCAGCGTGATAAATCGTCTAGACTGAGATTTGAGCTTGAAATTCAGTGGTGGTACATCTCGAATAATCACAGTATGAAAGAACTGGCATAATTGGAGATAATCGCTGGCTCCGAGAggctttgtgaaaaaaaaaatgttacctTCCAATCTGAATACAGTTATCAGTGAGTTTTGAATGTTACAAGGAAAAGAAGATCATATTCTAATTTAAAACTATTCGAGTTATTACCCGATCACATATCTCGTCAAACGTAGAGTCAAGAACCTGCCCGCATGTTTTAGAAAACGTAACATTACGACCCTTGATGCTGATGGTTCTAGGCCTAACGACGTCATTTTCCATGGAGCACAAATATTTAAACAGCTTGTCAACACCGTCGTCCACGTCTTTCCCCTTGCTggaaataaaaaggaaaaagaatgaatttaATACAGGGAATAAGGTGAAGGTTTCATACTAGACTTACATAAAATAGTTCTTGTCTTTGCCAGGGCCAATTTTTTGCCTGTAATCAATGCCTGAAT is a window of Neodiprion pinetum isolate iyNeoPine1 chromosome 4, iyNeoPine1.2, whole genome shotgun sequence DNA encoding:
- the LOC124217860 gene encoding uncharacterized protein, with protein sequence MATWGSEKFNSNTIVEKSDGNFDNILVTHDLQDCLDDSLDLSSFGKVYDQSPVLNYGKLSDESSSYMEKLRDDNTGYIYHTIRSDEIYMRIHPGQNNSMPDDPSHATITIESTDPDTNQKHISRYTCEYEGCTRTYSTVGNLRTHMKTHKGEYQFKCTDPDCGKAFLTSYSLKIHIRVHTKIKPFECNHDGCEKAFNTLYRLRAHQRLHSGNTFNCEETGCVKFFTTLSDLKKHIRTHTQERPYKCRESGCGKAFTASHHLKTHKRTHTGERPYTCSYIYCKRSFTTPHSLKSHIKTHKRIVKSQSAKLKEDSQTSTKEDNGGLENQPKAKIEIKEVGESNNVPFYTIIPLNPENSRDTENVVYVSTQNSVNIDQLAGNSLSHVLNNNEKNNFDGEVEYGTSNHSEERVEISAGSPLKFESSETNNNELPTPRNITIDVLTQSTIDTLNNGEYDKLKIFNHISTSIGQNDSTPNAVSDQNDILLSIPIDDERNGVIQKQEHMDAINLQQEIMQNGLQNTIAQISEPKNFSNNPKRYKSDSHIIVQNEFSNQGNNSLSINCKNTTFYSGNSIADSALNIIDTQDEHKLFAGDTPTSYCDNVSVNNIATNDSQAFVKDVVVPYTENCSTALSSYKSVDPNSIVSIKNCLDSGEAYSSTQIDKKIVPEVEDIMANGFINHSLAKICSDAIFQSVDCIGIESNDSQNVLSSDNNVVGESKIQSNSESLELYSNAMFKNGKSGNHVVDRTKNNWHSEAVELAMASEEEMPSPWIDVMALASAPSLRAESWSEFNAFPIAVHSLVDLVGPEPYPLELGSELQHNVNLAAAVNASGNIAVVSGGAHNEKNSSKTTSRRNTINRNILQEITANADICKCIDCKCDYLKNCQNCFPAAPRNVEQNTKTNNGAVKETMHLSSVESQLETESLNILSDFESGQSIDYTKEFAHSSDAVSQEAQILTDFNRYNSTFRTKVESEEGQDCTCGCIQQSMESEFMDITGMENFIDKKSCECLVLENGKKFCEAIIEIENIITNKSFPQGSDSIIPNIISKKSDNDKEDNSLSDSGAKESNEKAPSGSKCHIESRKNTKENPCCRSNDDYNNRQSISTALINDMQKNIGDSAKKCGCRCNSKNKNSGCCVKNSNENDKNELKTSCCCKEDSSNTNSIVNSELNSSPAAKVIQHISDNRELSSTIPNGGKTDVFFNAESIKSSSSSVEEYEKQTQRHDHYKSGKDTDDSSHITDKFENDANDSGKENLNRCHGISKPYNNSETIFPISMEHRNESLDKTMVDDFGTCLESDCSCDSRIGGCRSCCVIVCLKTLQQLQRVFTQNCCKDKMTSGEQGITLPVSIIKKLTGNE